From the genome of Terriglobales bacterium:
CTGATCTGGAAGCGCTGGCGCTAGCGACGATTACCTGGGCGGCGGCAGTCGCCGGAGGGCTTGCGATCACTCGCTCACAACTATTGCACGATCTGCGGCAACGGCGTCGAGAACCATCGGCGGAAAGCAGTGCGCCGGAGGCGCTAAGCAGCCGCGCTGAACCGTGAGAATCAGCGCAGGATGCGCATGCTTTTCCAATCGTAGGCGAACTTTTTCCCGCAATCGAGGCAGACGACATAATGAGTGGGGCGGTCGCCGACTGAGTCCCAATCACCCTCAGGCCTCTTCACCGGCTCCGCAGCGGTAAAGGGCTTGGAGACATTCCGGTGCCGGCAGGAAATGGAAAGCAGTTGCAAGACCTTTTCCAGCATATGCGCTCGAGCGCCGCGCAGCTCGACGCCCGGGCGCAGGGAGAGGAGAGTGCAACTGCAGCGGCAATTCAGATCAGTTGAGGCTGAGGGAAAACGAAGCGCTTCCACTCAGCCTGCCATTAAACTCTCACGTTCTAAACCCGGGCGGGCGTGGCGGACGCCGTTTCCACGGCTTCTTTGGTCTCGCCGTTCACTTTCTGGCCGGGCTTGCGGATGTCGATACCACCCTTGAAGAAGGCGCCATCTTCGATGCTGATGCGCTGGGCGACTACGTCACCGGTCAGCGAGCCTTCGGTGCGGATATCCACGCGATCACTGGCAGCCAGGTTACCTTTCACCTTGCCCAGGACGACAATCTCGCGCGCGTTTATGTTGGCGTTCACGACGCCATTGCGGCCGACGGTGACGCGGTTGCCAGGAAGATTGATGGAGCCCTCGACTCGGCCGTCGATATAAAGCGACTCGGAACCGGAAACCTCACCCTTGATAACCAGCGACTTGCCAATGGTGGCCTGGTCCTGCGGGGTCACGGTGGCATTGCGTGGCGCCGCCGCGGGAGTGGGTTCAGTGTAGGCCGGCGCCGCAGGGGGCGACGTACGCGGCGGCTCAGGTGTAGAGGGGGTGGGTGTACTGGAACTCGTGGGCTTCCACATGTACTTCAAATCCTTTCCTGTAGGGGATCAACGGGTAACACTCGCACTTTTCTCGCCAAAACCTGCCAGCGTCCAGCAATGACACGAACCAGCGCAAACACAGCCTGTGCAGGTCAATTCAACTCTGATAAGGCGCTGGCTGGTCTTCTTTGCCTTCGCGAATTTTTTTCGTGGCGATGTAAATATTGCTGGTGTTACCGACTTAGTTATACCCGTGTTGCGCCGTTGCCGCAAATAAGAAAGGTGTGGAAAACATCTGGAAAACCTGGGCCCTTGGGCCGAAGTACATGGCCCACGGATTCGAGAGATTCCCACTGACAGGAATTTAAAAAGACTTCCTGGCATAGGTGCTTTTGGTTGCCGGACTCTGGATT
Proteins encoded in this window:
- a CDS encoding polymer-forming cytoskeletal protein translates to MWKPTSSSTPTPSTPEPPRTSPPAAPAYTEPTPAAAPRNATVTPQDQATIGKSLVIKGEVSGSESLYIDGRVEGSINLPGNRVTVGRNGVVNANINAREIVVLGKVKGNLAASDRVDIRTEGSLTGDVVAQRISIEDGAFFKGGIDIRKPGQKVNGETKEAVETASATPARV